In one Lolium rigidum isolate FL_2022 chromosome 3, APGP_CSIRO_Lrig_0.1, whole genome shotgun sequence genomic region, the following are encoded:
- the LOC124703665 gene encoding exocyst complex component SEC3A-like, whose translation MITVFIPLLVDESSFLAHFMCFDVALDASDSEENSTSPRSSEASGSSVKPSSSGDDIGVLNQCLQELLDGIQEDFYAIVDWAFKLDPLSCIAMHGITDRYISAQKAEVAGYVPVLLDDLETRITILFGRFVDDACYQIEKYERNVRQVGVVPYIPRFSQLAARMEQYINGSRDLVDQAYTKIVTIMFVTLEKIAQVEPKYVDIVLLENYAAFQHSLYDLANVVPTLAKYYHQASEAYEQACSRHINLVIYIHFEKLFQYARRIEELMYNMSPEEIPFQVGMSKVDFRKMLKSSLTGLDKTINAMYRKLQKNITAEELLPSLWEKCKKEFLDKYATFLKLIAKIYPNETVTSVNDMRDTLAAL comes from the exons ATGATTACTGTATTTATTCCGCTTCTTGTTGATGAG AGCTCGTTCTTGGCACATTTTATGTGCTTCGACGTTGCATTGGATGCTTCAGATAGTGAGGAAAATAGTACGTCTCCAAGATCTTCAGAAGCCTCTGGGAGTAGTGTCAAACCAA GTAGCAGTGGAGATGATATTGGAGTGCTGAACCAATGCTTACAGGAGTTGCTCGATGGTATTCAG GAGGACTTCTATGCTATAGTTGACTGGGCATTCAAGCTAGATCCATTGAGTTGTATAGCAATGCACGGCATAACGGATCGATATATTTCTGCTCAGAAGGCAGAGGTTGCAGGATATGTGCCTGTGCTTCTTGATGACTTGGAGACAAGAATAACCATTTTGTTTGGCAGG TTCGTCGATGATGCATGTTACCAGATCGAAAAGTATGAGCGAAATGTAAGACAAGTTGGAGTGGTGCCATATATTCCCAG GTTTTCTCAACTTGCAGCGCGTATGGAGCAGTATATCAATGGATCCAGGGATCTTGTTGACCAGGCATATACGAAAATT GTTACCATTATGTTTGTGACTCTGGAGAAAATTGCTCAAGTTGAGCCCAAATATGTTGATATAGTACTCTTGGAGAATTATGCAGCTTTCCAGCACAG TCTATATGATTTAGCGAATGTTGTGCCAACACTTGCTAAATATTATCATCAAGCCAGTGAAGCTTATGAACAAGCTTGCTCGCGCCATATTAATCTTGTTATATATATT cACTTTGAAAAGTTATTCCAATATGCTCGGAGAATTGAGGAACTGATGTACAACATGAGTCCTGAGGAG ATACCGTTCCAAGTTGGAATGTCGAAGGTAGATTTCCGCAAGATGCTGAAGTCGAGCCTAACTGGT CTTGACAAAACAATCAACGCGATGTATAGAAAACTACAGAAGAACATAACCGCAGAAGAATTGCTACCTTCTCTATGGGAAAAATGCAAG AAGGAGTTTCTTGATAAATATGCGACCTTCCTCAAACTGATTGCCAAAATATATCCCAATGAAACCGTGACATCCGTCAACGATATGAGAGATACCCTAGCAGCTCTGTAG
- the LOC124703668 gene encoding ATP-dependent (S)-NAD(P)H-hydrate dehydratase-like: MSLSMGACPHAWRHHLHHRGRMWAISPVFRRQLFLLRSLAPTCAHGGRASSSSLQVHAMSAAAGPVYEADAEAVVRRITPPLDRARHKGQAGKIAVIGGCREYTGAPYFAAISALKVGADLSHVFCTKDAATVIKSYSPELIVHPILEESYSVREDERESVSSSILTEVTKWMERFDCIVVGPGLGRDTFLMDCVSNIMRHARQANIPTVVDGDGLFLITNNIGLVEDNPLAILTPNVYEYKRLVQKVLNCEVNEENASEQLTALCQKIGGVTIMKKGKADLISDGKKVTQVSTFGSPRRCGGQGDILSGSVAVFSSWARQFLLSNEQPTEKSVNPMILGCIAGSLLLRKAALLAFEKKKRSTVTTDIIEFLGQSLEDICPAGR; the protein is encoded by the exons ATGAGCCTGTCAATGGGCGCGTGCCCCCACGCGTGGCGGCACCATCTGCACCACCGCGGCCGCATGTGGGCCATTTCGCCGGTCTTCCGAAGGCAGCTGTTCCTGCTCCGCTCCCTTGCGCCCACCTGCGCACACGGCGGCCGCGCCTCCTCGAGCTCTCTCCAGGTCCACGCCATGTCCGCGGCGGCCGGGCCGGTGTACGAGGCGGACGCGGAGGCGGTGGTCCGGCGAATCACGCCGCCGCTCGACCGCGCCCGGCATAAGGGTCAGGCAG GGAAGATAGCAGTGATCGGTGGATGCCGTGAGTATACTGGCGCTCCTTATTTTGCTGCCATCTCTGCCTTGAAAGTT GGTGCAGATCTCTCACATGTTTTCTGCACAAAAGATGCTGCAACAGTAATCAAAAGCTATAGCCCTGAGCTGATTGTGCATCCAATCTTAGAGGAGTCCTATAGTGTGAG GGAGGATGAAAGAgaatctgtttcttctagcattctcACTGAAGTTACAAAGTGGATGGAGCGCTTTGATTGCATTGTTGTTGGTCCCGGCCTCGGAAGGGACACCTttcttatg GATTGTGTCAGTAATATCATGAGGCATGCACGTCAGGCTAATATTCCAACTGTTGTCGATGGG GATGGCCTTTTCCTTATAACCAATAACATTGGTCTTGTTGAAGACAACCCTCTTGCCATCTTAACACCAAATGTATACGAGTACAAGCGTCTTGTCCAGAAGGTTCTCAACTGTGAAGTAAATGAGGAAAATGCTTCAGAGCAACTGACTGCACTCTGCCAAAA AATTGGTGGTGTAACCATCATGAAGAAAGGAAAAGCAGATCTGATTAGTGATGGTAAAAAAG TTACACAAGTGAGTACCTTTGGTTCCCCAAGGAGATGTGGTGGTCAAGGCGACATTCTCTCTGGAAG CGTGGCAGTATTTTCATCGTGGGCACGGCAATTTCTCTTGTCAAATGAGCAACCTACAGAGAAGAG TGTGAATCCTATGATCCTTGGGTGCATAGCTGGCTCTCTTTTGCTCAGGAAAGCTGCATTGCTTGCatttgagaagaagaagagatcaaCCGTCACTACGGACATCATTGAGTTCTTGGGCCAAAG CTTGGAAGATATCTGTCCTGCTGGGCGGTAG